In Candidatus Bathyarchaeota archaeon, a single genomic region encodes these proteins:
- a CDS encoding SufD family Fe-S cluster assembly protein has protein sequence MSERNELKNLPRKILNEAQKAGIELNENNRSGTIFHLDQSTIYSKINELFKDKLELMDSRAAFQKYPWLEKYRWKLVSKDKDEFTARVAKDFSGGYFMRILPNAEVTFPLQSCLMISEKNLEQRIHNIIIAEEGSKAHIMTSCVQHKEAKKASHLGISEIFVKKGATLNFTMIHNWSRDTLVRPRSAVIIEDDGTFVSNYICITPVNDVQMYPSAICDGKNSKVIFNSIIYGHEKSNLDIGSRALLNGTGSNAEMISRAIAREGANLIVRGAIEGNSSVCKGHLECNGLIIDKESLIYSIPELIARKSGAEITHEAAVGKISEKEISYLMSRKLSKDQAISMIVRGFMDVSIMGLPKSLSGEVDRIVDMVANSN, from the coding sequence ATGTCAGAAAGAAATGAATTGAAAAATCTACCACGTAAGATTCTAAATGAAGCTCAGAAAGCGGGCATAGAACTAAACGAAAATAACCGTTCAGGGACTATATTTCATCTCGATCAATCTACAATTTACTCTAAAATAAATGAACTTTTCAAAGACAAGTTGGAACTTATGGATAGTAGAGCGGCTTTTCAAAAATATCCTTGGCTTGAAAAATACAGATGGAAATTAGTTAGTAAAGATAAAGATGAATTTACTGCGAGAGTGGCGAAGGATTTTAGCGGCGGATATTTTATGAGAATATTGCCTAATGCAGAGGTAACCTTTCCTCTGCAATCATGTTTAATGATATCTGAGAAGAATCTCGAACAAAGAATTCATAATATAATAATAGCTGAAGAAGGGTCCAAGGCTCATATAATGACTTCATGTGTTCAACATAAAGAAGCAAAAAAAGCATCTCATTTAGGGATATCAGAGATCTTTGTTAAGAAAGGAGCCACGCTTAACTTTACAATGATACATAATTGGAGTAGGGATACTCTTGTAAGACCTAGAAGCGCTGTAATTATTGAGGATGATGGAACATTTGTTTCAAATTATATCTGCATAACCCCTGTGAACGATGTACAGATGTATCCTTCAGCTATTTGTGACGGAAAGAACTCAAAAGTAATTTTTAATAGCATAATCTATGGTCATGAAAAATCAAATCTTGACATAGGTTCCAGAGCTCTCTTAAATGGAACAGGTAGCAATGCAGAGATGATCAGCCGAGCGATTGCTCGGGAAGGGGCAAATCTAATTGTAAGGGGTGCGATAGAAGGTAATAGCTCAGTCTGTAAGGGCCATTTAGAATGCAATGGTCTAATAATTGATAAGGAATCTTTAATCTATTCGATACCTGAACTTATCGCAAGGAAAAGCGGGGCTGAAATAACTCATGAAGCAGCTGTAGGAAAGATATCAGAAAAGGAGATCTCATACCTCATGTCAAGAAAACTTTCCAAAGATCAGGCAATCTCTATGATTGTTAGAGGATTTATGGATGTCAGTATTATGGGGCTCCCAAAGTCCTTAAGCGGTGAAGTTGATCGAATTGTTGATATGGTGGCCAACTCTAATTGA
- a CDS encoding zinc ribbon domain-containing protein — protein MAYQYIEENCRKCGGPMMSSPYQGYGYCPRCGTYESAHSPWAGQSWGGIWVSERCMSCGQPIMDTADPRVNYCPYCGKHQYDRTGY, from the coding sequence TTGGCCTATCAATATATTGAAGAGAATTGTAGAAAATGTGGGGGCCCAATGATGAGTTCCCCATATCAAGGTTACGGTTACTGCCCACGATGTGGAACATATGAATCAGCACATTCTCCTTGGGCTGGGCAATCCTGGGGCGGCATTTGGGTAAGTGAAAGATGTATGAGTTGCGGCCAGCCAATAATGGATACTGCTGACCCAAGAGTAAACTATTGCCCATACTGCGGTAAACATCAATACGATAGAACAGGCTATTAA
- a CDS encoding Lrp/AsnC family transcriptional regulator, with protein MDEIDEKIIGILKENGRISYIDIGEKTGLSEGAVRRRVKTLSESGIIKKFTIQVGIEKDAKAITLLSIKPSMPTSEISEILIKIEGVQSTYEVTGEYDIAAILASSNAERINHCIDKIRGIEGVNNTNTMIILREWSA; from the coding sequence TTGGACGAAATTGATGAAAAGATTATAGGGATTTTAAAAGAAAACGGGAGAATATCATACATCGATATTGGAGAGAAAACAGGTCTTTCAGAAGGAGCAGTAAGACGAAGAGTAAAGACGCTATCAGAGTCTGGAATCATCAAGAAATTTACAATTCAAGTTGGAATTGAAAAGGATGCGAAGGCTATTACATTACTCTCAATAAAACCATCAATGCCAACATCTGAAATTTCAGAGATATTGATTAAGATTGAGGGAGTTCAAAGCACTTATGAGGTCACAGGTGAATATGATATAGCTGCGATATTAGCTAGTTCAAATGCTGAACGGATCAATCATTGTATAGACAAGATTCGTGGAATAGAGGGTGTCAATAATACCAATACTATGATAATACTTAGAGAGTGGAGTGCCTAA
- a CDS encoding ATP-binding cassette domain-containing protein, whose protein sequence is MDLLEVENVTVKADNKIILRNISFTIKVKENYILFGPNGSGKTTIINAIQGIPNYKIVSGSVRFMGNDITKEDIDKRSKLGIAMGFQLPPEIKGIKLSDMLKVCLGKNSNDDFNKEEKKSIEAFKLTDLLNRDINVEFSGGEKKRAEILQLIFLNPKLLLIDEPDSGVDVESLKLIASEIQSFVDRTGNSSLIITHKGDILDYMKAEYACVLIEGKMHCFENPRKIFENIKMFGYKECIACQKRIEKAW, encoded by the coding sequence ATGGATTTACTAGAAGTCGAAAATGTTACAGTTAAAGCAGATAATAAGATCATTCTTAGAAATATTAGTTTTACAATCAAAGTCAAGGAAAATTATATTCTTTTCGGACCTAATGGTTCTGGAAAAACTACTATTATCAACGCTATACAAGGCATCCCTAACTATAAGATAGTATCTGGTAGTGTAAGATTCATGGGTAATGATATCACCAAAGAAGACATCGATAAGAGGTCAAAACTTGGAATAGCTATGGGTTTTCAATTGCCTCCAGAAATTAAGGGTATAAAATTATCAGATATGTTAAAGGTTTGTCTTGGTAAGAATTCTAATGATGATTTTAATAAAGAAGAGAAGAAGTCGATTGAAGCTTTCAAACTTACTGATCTCTTAAATAGAGATATCAATGTTGAATTTTCAGGCGGGGAAAAAAAGAGGGCAGAAATTCTCCAATTGATATTTCTTAATCCTAAGCTCCTTCTAATTGACGAGCCAGACTCGGGCGTGGATGTTGAAAGTCTAAAACTTATTGCTAGTGAAATACAAAGCTTCGTCGATAGAACTGGAAATTCATCTTTAATAATTACGCATAAAGGCGATATACTGGATTATATGAAGGCAGAATATGCATGTGTTCTTATAGAAGGTAAAATGCACTGTTTCGAAAATCCAAGGAAAATATTTGAAAATATTAAGATGTTCGGCTATAAAGAATGCATTGCTTGTCAAAAAAGAATCGAGAAGGCATGGTAG
- the lysW/argW gene encoding alpha-aminoadipate/glutamate carrier protein LysW/ArgW, translated as MTKFNCPECSGEIEVPDDAMQGEIVSCPDCGEEFEVNVNEKKDKELKKMVAEREDWGE; from the coding sequence ATGACAAAATTCAATTGTCCTGAATGCAGTGGAGAAATAGAAGTTCCAGATGACGCCATGCAAGGAGAGATTGTAAGCTGCCCAGATTGTGGGGAAGAATTCGAAGTAAACGTTAATGAGAAAAAGGACAAAGAACTGAAAAAAATGGTTGCTGAAAGAGAAGACTGGGGTGAATAA